Part of the Leptotrichia sp. oral taxon 215 str. W9775 genome, ATTGCTCCAAAATAATTTCCTATATGCAGGATACCGCTAGGCTGAATACCTGATAAACTTCTCATTAAAACCTCCTTGTTTATTATAAATATTGATAGGTAAATAATAACATATTATATACGATTTATCAAATATAATCAGAGAAATTATAAAAAAATCTGATATTGTAAAAAAATTCTTTTTGGTTTATAATATAAATAATTAATCATATAAACGAAAAATAATAGGATTTTTTAATAAAAATTCCAATTACAAAATAAAGAGTGCGAAAGGGAGTTAACTATGATAAATGATGTTTATAATCTGTTTTTAAAAGTAGTTGAAACAGGTAGTATCTCAAAGGCTGCAAACGAATTGTTCATTTCCCAGCCGGCATTATCTCAGCAGCTGAAGAAGCTCGAAAAAGAGTTTAATGCAAAGCTGTTTACACGAAGCAACAAAGGTATTGAACTGACAAAAGAAGGAAAAATCGTATATAAGTATTTTACGATGTTTGAAGAATGTCTGGATGAAATGAGGGAAGAAATAGAAGATGCAAAAAATAATTCGATGAAAATAAAAATATCTGCAGTATCTACAATATGTAATTATTCCCTTCCATGTGTCGTTTATCATTTGAAAAAGCATTATCCCAATGTTTCGGTGGAGCTGAACAGCAGGGAGAACAGTTCTGTCATAGAAGAAGAACTTCTAAGGGAAAGATGCGATATAGGTTTTGTAACGGAAAATATTAATAACAATGAAACTTTGGCAGGGAAAAAAATATTTGAAGAAAAAATTGTGCTTGTTGCATCAAATATTTTGGGTTCATTTCCTGATTCGATAAAAGTAAAGGAACTAAGTAAATATGACCTTATAAGAATGTCAGGAGAAAATGAGGTTATAAAAGTTGTAACAAAATTTATTAATAATTTTGAAAATTATAAATTTACATATAATCTGGAAAGTGTAGATGCAATAAAATCATGCATTATAAATGGATATGGGATGGCATTTCTGCCCTATTCTACAATAAAAAAAGAACTTTACCATAAGGAAGTAAAAATCGTAGATGTTGAGCAAGTTTCAATAACTCAGAATATAAGCATGATAAAAAGAAATTCCCATACAGGTGGTGTGAAAAGGGTAATTTCCTATATGGAAAAATATATAAAGAAAATTATTTGCTGATGGTGATTTCCCAGACACCATCTATAACTTCTTCTGAAGAGCATTTAAATTTATTTAAATTACAGTAATATTCAATATTTTCTACGGCAAGGTTGTGGTCTGTAACAAGAAGAATTTCCTCTCCTTCCATAATGAGAGAGTGTTTCTGCTTTAATTTAATTACAGGAATAGGACAGCTGTATCC contains:
- a CDS encoding LysR family transcriptional regulator, yielding MINDVYNLFLKVVETGSISKAANELFISQPALSQQLKKLEKEFNAKLFTRSNKGIELTKEGKIVYKYFTMFEECLDEMREEIEDAKNNSMKIKISAVSTICNYSLPCVVYHLKKHYPNVSVELNSRENSSVIEEELLRERCDIGFVTENINNNETLAGKKIFEEKIVLVASNILGSFPDSIKVKELSKYDLIRMSGENEVIKVVTKFINNFENYKFTYNLESVDAIKSCIINGYGMAFLPYSTIKKELYHKEVKIVDVEQVSITQNISMIKRNSHTGGVKRVISYMEKYIKKIIC
- a CDS encoding sulfurtransferase TusA family protein yields the protein MIKIDCLGYSCPIPVIKLKQKHSLIMEGEEILLVTDHNLAVENIEYYCNLNKFKCSSEEVIDGVWEITISK